Proteins encoded by one window of Candidatus Zixiibacteriota bacterium:
- a CDS encoding S8 family serine peptidase gives MRRSLLFSLAALAILLGGLALTGRAADKIKIEKLDDLPRHTYRIAVKAAEVPVNPEALAALAAAVKADLLADLERYEIPDATTIKNYHSDLGAIALLEADFAAYETHIAAVRDLEDKEAQKLTTGLTGRAYAAAMAAPEAQRPEAYRTAYAALVNALPYDVVEAQLRSTKGMAEMMSENLVLGLAESKYQPLVDSTGGVISKDVALSLLKTATMLRTIIPYRESIAGVIDAYLAAHAVDKPDIWAERQVALSGSEGGQPVLVTIWDSGLDTEIPAIAQVLWTNADETPGNGSDDDGNGFVDDVHGIAYTLHSDKTPDLLYPIGEVGAERPRLQRQMKGLTDISMAVDSKEAAELKQELSGLQQAEAQTFIQNIALYGNYCHGTHVAGIAMAGNPYIRLMPSRLTFGYTLVPEKPTLEQARKDSAAADEAIAYYRKHGVRVVNMSWGGSLASVEQALEAHNAGGTPEERRELARQIFEIGRSGLYAAMQNTPEILYVTAAGNEDNDVKFEEVIPSAFDLPNIIVVGAVDQAGDETGFTSFGNVDCYANGFEVESFVPGGDRMKLSGTSQASPQVVNLAAKVLALKPELTPAQVRELILSGCDEKQVGDRAVKLINPKKTMGLATPR, from the coding sequence ATGCGACGTTCACTGCTCTTCTCCCTCGCCGCTCTCGCGATTCTGCTTGGCGGCCTGGCCTTGACCGGCCGCGCGGCCGACAAGATCAAGATCGAGAAGCTCGATGACCTCCCCCGCCACACCTACCGAATCGCGGTCAAGGCCGCTGAGGTCCCGGTTAATCCGGAGGCGCTCGCCGCGCTCGCGGCGGCCGTGAAAGCGGATCTGCTGGCCGACCTCGAGCGCTACGAGATCCCCGATGCCACGACCATCAAGAACTACCACTCCGACCTCGGCGCGATCGCGCTCCTGGAGGCGGATTTCGCAGCCTACGAGACCCATATCGCCGCCGTTCGCGACCTGGAGGACAAGGAGGCGCAGAAGCTGACGACCGGTCTGACCGGCCGGGCTTACGCGGCGGCTATGGCGGCGCCGGAGGCTCAGCGCCCAGAGGCCTATCGGACCGCCTACGCCGCGCTCGTCAACGCTCTGCCCTACGATGTCGTCGAGGCCCAGCTCCGGTCGACCAAGGGGATGGCCGAAATGATGTCCGAGAACCTCGTCCTCGGACTGGCGGAATCGAAATATCAGCCGCTGGTCGACTCGACCGGCGGCGTCATCAGCAAGGACGTCGCGCTCTCGCTGCTGAAAACCGCCACCATGCTTCGGACGATCATCCCCTACCGGGAATCCATCGCCGGGGTGATCGACGCTTACCTGGCTGCGCACGCGGTCGACAAACCGGACATCTGGGCCGAGCGCCAGGTCGCGCTCAGCGGGAGCGAGGGGGGACAGCCGGTGCTCGTGACCATCTGGGACTCCGGGCTCGACACCGAGATCCCCGCGATCGCCCAGGTGCTGTGGACCAACGCGGACGAGACCCCCGGCAACGGGAGTGACGATGACGGGAACGGGTTTGTCGACGATGTGCACGGCATCGCCTACACGCTCCACTCCGACAAAACCCCGGATCTGCTGTACCCGATCGGCGAAGTGGGGGCGGAGCGCCCGCGCCTGCAGCGGCAGATGAAGGGACTGACCGACATCAGCATGGCCGTGGACAGTAAGGAAGCGGCGGAGCTCAAGCAGGAACTGAGCGGGCTGCAGCAGGCCGAGGCCCAGACGTTCATCCAGAACATCGCCCTCTACGGCAACTACTGCCACGGCACACACGTGGCGGGAATCGCCATGGCCGGCAACCCCTACATCCGCCTCATGCCCTCCCGCCTCACCTTCGGGTATACCCTCGTCCCCGAGAAACCCACGCTCGAGCAGGCCCGGAAAGACTCCGCCGCCGCCGACGAAGCGATTGCGTACTACCGGAAGCACGGCGTGCGGGTGGTCAACATGAGCTGGGGCGGGTCGCTCGCGAGCGTCGAGCAGGCGCTCGAAGCGCACAACGCCGGCGGGACGCCTGAGGAGCGCCGGGAACTGGCCCGGCAGATTTTCGAAATCGGCCGGAGCGGGCTCTATGCCGCGATGCAGAACACGCCGGAGATCCTCTATGTCACGGCCGCCGGCAACGAGGACAATGACGTGAAATTCGAGGAGGTCATCCCCAGCGCTTTCGACCTCCCCAACATCATCGTCGTCGGCGCCGTCGACCAGGCCGGCGACGAAACCGGCTTCACCTCCTTCGGCAACGTCGACTGCTACGCTAACGGTTTCGAGGTCGAGAGTTTCGTGCCCGGGGGCGACCGCATGAAGCTCTCCGGCACCTCCCAGGCCTCGCCGCAGGTCGTCAACCTGGCCGCGAAAGTCCTCGCCCTGAAGCCGGAGCTCACCCCG
- the dnaX gene encoding DNA polymerase III subunit gamma/tau, which translates to MTYQVLARKYRPPTFEGVVAQAHVTRTLQNAVRNGRVGSGYLFCGPRGTGKTTTARILAKALNCVNGPTPEPCGVCPACRDITGGNSLDVLEIDAASNTGVDDVRALRERINLTPAGGKKKIYIIDEVHRLSGAAFDALLKTLEEPPEHVVFIFATTEPTKVPETILSRTQRFDFKRVSALDLAQHLQHIAEQEGMAISESAVALLARRGDGSVRDALSLLDQVAAFAGETIGETDVVEALGLVDRQTLFDFTGAVAAQDAPAALRLANGIIEAGIDVEDFFAEALDHLRILMILLTDRESGDLLNLSAEEREAYLRQADSFRVGDVIRLMKMVGDGRRDLKDGLDERLVLQVAAVKMAAMEATVQFEEVLSHLRQNPPAASGTADLFGNPAKKKDPDRPPEPRGGVSAPPTPPIDPQRTLDLAAVRAGWEGFLAELRQRKAMLSSQLAMATLVEVKDNELAVVFGAGGTMPLQIVTRTENLHVITTALREHYRAPLRIKFSLDPRRQGPGPTEEKRGLDRAQIEKLIADSPRIRRLLDLVEGEVIGVRKVT; encoded by the coding sequence ATGACGTATCAGGTTCTGGCCCGGAAGTATCGCCCGCCGACGTTTGAAGGCGTTGTGGCACAGGCACATGTGACCCGCACGCTGCAGAACGCTGTGCGCAACGGGCGGGTGGGATCGGGTTATCTGTTCTGCGGCCCGCGCGGCACCGGGAAGACCACCACTGCCCGGATCCTGGCCAAAGCGCTCAATTGTGTCAACGGCCCGACCCCCGAACCGTGCGGGGTCTGCCCCGCCTGCCGCGACATTACCGGCGGCAACTCGCTGGATGTGCTGGAGATCGACGCCGCCTCCAACACGGGGGTCGACGATGTCCGGGCTCTGCGCGAGCGGATTAACCTGACCCCCGCCGGCGGCAAAAAGAAAATCTACATCATCGATGAAGTCCACCGGCTCTCGGGGGCGGCCTTCGACGCGCTTCTGAAGACGCTCGAGGAACCGCCGGAGCACGTGGTGTTCATTTTCGCCACCACCGAGCCGACGAAAGTTCCGGAGACGATCCTCTCCCGGACGCAGCGGTTTGATTTCAAGCGGGTGTCCGCGCTTGACCTGGCCCAGCATCTCCAGCATATCGCCGAGCAGGAGGGCATGGCGATCAGCGAGAGCGCGGTGGCGCTCCTGGCGCGGCGGGGGGACGGTTCGGTGCGCGACGCCCTCTCGCTTCTCGACCAGGTGGCGGCTTTCGCCGGGGAAACGATCGGGGAAACCGACGTGGTCGAGGCGCTCGGCCTGGTTGACCGGCAGACGCTCTTCGATTTTACGGGCGCGGTGGCGGCGCAGGACGCGCCGGCGGCGCTCCGGCTGGCCAACGGCATCATCGAGGCCGGCATCGACGTCGAGGATTTCTTCGCCGAGGCGCTCGATCACCTCCGCATCCTCATGATCCTCCTGACCGACCGCGAGTCGGGCGACCTGCTCAATCTCTCGGCCGAGGAGCGGGAGGCCTATCTCCGGCAGGCCGACTCTTTCCGGGTCGGCGATGTGATCCGGCTGATGAAGATGGTCGGGGACGGGCGGCGGGATCTCAAGGACGGTCTTGACGAGCGGCTCGTGCTGCAGGTGGCGGCGGTGAAGATGGCGGCCATGGAGGCGACGGTGCAGTTCGAAGAAGTGCTCTCTCACCTTCGGCAGAACCCCCCGGCGGCCTCCGGGACGGCCGACCTGTTCGGCAACCCGGCAAAAAAAAAAGACCCTGACCGACCGCCGGAGCCGCGGGGAGGCGTAAGCGCTCCGCCGACGCCGCCCATCGATCCCCAGCGAACGCTCGACCTGGCCGCAGTCCGGGCCGGGTGGGAGGGCTTCCTGGCCGAACTCCGGCAGCGCAAAGCCATGCTCTCGTCGCAGTTGGCCATGGCGACGCTGGTCGAGGTCAAGGACAACGAGCTGGCCGTGGTGTTCGGCGCCGGTGGAACCATGCCCTTGCAGATCGTGACGCGGACCGAGAACCTTCACGTGATCACGACCGCGCTGCGAGAACACTACCGCGCGCCGCTGCGTATAAAGTTCAGTCTCGACCCGCGGCGCCAGGGCCCGGGACCCACGGAAGAGAAGCGCGGACTCGACCGCGCGCAGATAGAGAAACTGATCGCCGACTCACCCCGCATCCGCAGGCTCCTCGACCTCGTCGAAGGGGAAGTTATCGGCGTGCGAAAAGTAACCTGA
- a CDS encoding YbaB/EbfC family nucleoid-associated protein produces MRGGLGDMMKQVQQMQAKMAALQEELENTELEASSGGGMVKVVMNGKNVVRSITIDREVVDPEDVEMLQDLIVAAVNQAREKVQELQAQQMAQITGGLNLPGLGGLPF; encoded by the coding sequence ATGAGAGGCGGACTGGGCGACATGATGAAGCAGGTTCAGCAAATGCAGGCCAAGATGGCCGCGCTGCAGGAAGAGCTGGAAAACACCGAACTCGAGGCCTCGTCGGGCGGCGGGATGGTCAAGGTTGTCATGAACGGCAAGAACGTGGTCCGCTCGATCACCATCGACCGGGAAGTGGTCGATCCCGAGGACGTGGAGATGCTCCAGGATCTCATCGTGGCGGCGGTCAACCAGGCGCGCGAGAAGGTGCAGGAACTGCAGGCGCAGCAGATGGCGCAGATCACCGGCGGGCTGAATCTCCCGGGCCTCGGCGGCCTGCCCTTCTGA
- the recR gene encoding recombination protein RecR → MFKSAASVERLTNRLARLPGIGRKSAARLAFHLLKLPREEALELADAIREVKDKVGFCSVCNNISETDPCQICSDPRRRRSLICVVEETADAAAIDRVEGFDGVFHILGGRLSPLDGIGPDDLKIKELLARIGGGDTEVVIATNPNVEGEATAMYLSRLLKPMGVRVTRIARGLPVGSDLEYADAVTLARALDGRQEF, encoded by the coding sequence ATGTTCAAATCCGCAGCATCAGTTGAGCGGCTCACCAACCGCCTGGCCCGCCTTCCCGGGATCGGCCGGAAATCCGCGGCCCGCCTCGCCTTCCACCTGCTCAAACTTCCCCGCGAGGAGGCGCTGGAGCTCGCCGACGCCATTCGCGAGGTCAAGGACAAGGTCGGGTTCTGCTCGGTCTGCAACAACATCTCGGAGACCGATCCCTGCCAGATCTGCTCGGATCCGCGGCGGCGCCGCAGCCTCATCTGTGTGGTCGAAGAGACCGCCGATGCCGCCGCGATCGACCGGGTCGAGGGGTTCGACGGGGTCTTCCACATCCTCGGCGGACGGCTCTCGCCTTTGGACGGTATCGGGCCGGACGACCTCAAGATCAAAGAGTTGCTCGCCCGCATCGGGGGCGGGGACACGGAAGTGGTGATCGCCACCAACCCGAATGTCGAGGGGGAGGCGACCGCCATGTACCTCTCCCGCCTGCTGAAGCCGATGGGGGTGCGGGTCACGCGGATCGCGCGGGGGCTGCCGGTCGGCTCGGACCTCGAATATGCCGATGCCGTCACGCTCGCACGGGCGCTCGATGGGCGGCAGGAATTCTGA
- a CDS encoding RDD family protein, which produces MQKSEQPGRFRYAGLGRRFAALMLDFALGSLVFFPVTKIAKGVWILRPEEHAWRYGWLITDPLCLMFLAVILAYFILSEGLLGATLGKRLVAIRVVRVNGERPGLGRSLIRNVLRAVDALPAFNILGIVLIVSSPEKARAGDRVAGTRVIALR; this is translated from the coding sequence ATGCAGAAGAGCGAACAACCTGGCCGCTTTCGTTACGCCGGCCTGGGGCGCCGCTTCGCGGCCCTCATGCTCGACTTCGCGTTGGGCAGCCTGGTCTTCTTCCCCGTCACCAAGATCGCGAAGGGGGTCTGGATCCTGAGACCGGAGGAACACGCCTGGCGATACGGGTGGTTGATCACCGATCCCCTGTGCCTAATGTTTCTCGCGGTGATTTTGGCCTACTTCATTCTCTCGGAGGGCCTGCTGGGCGCGACGCTGGGCAAGCGGCTGGTGGCCATTCGCGTTGTCCGGGTGAACGGGGAGCGACCGGGGCTGGGCCGTTCCCTGATCCGCAATGTCCTGCGGGCCGTGGATGCTCTCCCCGCGTTCAACATTCTCGGCATCGTGCTGATTGTTTCCTCGCCGGAAAAAGCGCGTGCGGGCGATCGCGTGGCCGGGACGCGGGTGATCGCTCTGAGGTAA
- the sthA gene encoding Si-specific NAD(P)(+) transhydrogenase, with amino-acid sequence MREFDLVVIGSGPAGEKAAIEAAKMRRSTAIVERRSVQGGVCIHTGTIPSKTLRETVLYISGLRQRSVYGLVGGVRANVSVAELMYRKGQVIQQEVDIIQQNMARHRIEVIQGTGRLRDAHTVEVVNDRGAQIELRGEVIVISTGARSWHAPNIEFDHKHIYDAESIINIDELPRSLTIIGGGVIGCEYASIFGHIGVNVTIVDSRERLLSFLDREIADALAYLMRKYRINLVLGDGMKEVFRRDGQVVTVTQSGRRVAADRLLFTAGRVGNTQNLGLENLGIEVDDRGLIRVDSLYRTRVPNIYAVGDVIGFPSLASVSMDQGRLAAIHAFNHGDTSCINSLLPFGIYTIPEVSMVGQTEEALSAEGAEYEVGMARYYELARGQIINDHDGMLKLIFDPRSRRVLGVHIVGERATELIHIGQAVMTFGGTIDYFTDTVFNYPTLSEAYKVAALDGFVRLSARG; translated from the coding sequence GTGCGCGAATTCGATCTGGTCGTTATCGGGTCCGGCCCGGCCGGCGAAAAAGCCGCCATTGAGGCGGCCAAGATGCGCCGGTCCACTGCCATCGTCGAGCGCCGCTCCGTCCAGGGGGGCGTCTGCATCCACACCGGCACCATCCCCTCCAAGACCCTCCGCGAAACCGTGCTCTACATCTCCGGCCTGCGCCAGCGGTCCGTCTACGGACTCGTCGGCGGCGTCCGCGCCAACGTCTCGGTGGCCGAACTGATGTACCGCAAAGGGCAGGTGATCCAGCAGGAAGTCGACATCATCCAGCAGAACATGGCCCGCCACCGGATCGAAGTCATCCAGGGGACGGGACGGCTCAGGGACGCGCACACGGTCGAAGTCGTCAACGACCGCGGCGCACAGATCGAACTGCGGGGCGAAGTGATCGTGATCTCCACGGGCGCCCGCTCGTGGCACGCCCCCAACATCGAATTCGACCACAAGCACATCTACGACGCCGAGAGCATCATCAACATCGATGAACTCCCGCGCTCCCTGACCATCATCGGCGGCGGGGTCATCGGCTGCGAGTACGCCTCCATCTTCGGCCACATCGGCGTCAACGTCACCATTGTCGACAGCCGCGAACGGCTCCTGTCGTTCCTCGACCGCGAGATCGCCGACGCCCTTGCCTACCTCATGCGAAAATACCGCATCAACCTGGTTCTCGGCGACGGGATGAAGGAGGTGTTTCGCCGGGACGGCCAGGTGGTGACGGTGACCCAGAGCGGGCGGCGCGTCGCGGCCGACCGCCTCCTGTTCACCGCCGGACGGGTCGGCAACACGCAGAATCTCGGCCTGGAGAATCTTGGCATCGAGGTCGACGACCGCGGGCTGATCCGCGTCGACAGCCTCTACCGCACCCGCGTGCCGAACATTTACGCGGTGGGCGACGTCATTGGGTTCCCGTCGCTCGCCTCGGTTTCGATGGACCAGGGGCGGCTGGCCGCAATCCACGCCTTCAACCACGGCGACACCTCGTGCATCAACTCCCTCCTTCCCTTCGGCATCTACACCATCCCGGAGGTGTCGATGGTGGGGCAGACGGAGGAAGCGCTCTCGGCCGAGGGGGCCGAGTACGAAGTGGGGATGGCGCGCTACTACGAGCTCGCCCGGGGGCAGATCATCAACGATCACGACGGGATGCTCAAGCTCATCTTCGACCCACGTTCCCGCCGCGTGCTCGGCGTGCACATTGTCGGCGAACGGGCGACCGAACTCATTCACATCGGGCAGGCGGTCATGACTTTCGGCGGGACAATCGATTATTTCACCGACACGGTGTTCAACTACCCGACGCTCTCGGAGGCGTACAAAGTCGCGGCCCTCGACGGTTTCGTGCGGTTGAGCGCGCGGGGATAG
- the rmuC gene encoding DNA recombination protein RmuC has product MDPALVLLVVLTAMLTAAVVGLAVSLRRRQTAETQTVQAAVDRLRAELVGAHLEGLATLRSSLDAAARGLNERLAEGTSAMDRRLTVVAEIEHRLGELQRQTQNLEDIGRNIQALSDLLKPPKLRGGLGELLLENLLGQILPPALYAMQHGFRDGSRVDAVIRLGDRFLPVDSKFPLDAFARLSAESAGEAAAREFQRAVKVQIDAIAAKYIRPDEQTTDFAVMYVPSEAVYARLISDEGGGLLPYALARRVIPSSPGHLYAFLASVAAIYREAGLAGNTRRLSVVVSGVRAALERLDRTHERMAGSTRMLALNLDKARAEAGAMKELLDRVHGPDAAEPAEDNPAAGEGRIK; this is encoded by the coding sequence ATGGATCCCGCGCTCGTCCTCCTGGTGGTGCTGACGGCGATGCTGACGGCCGCCGTCGTCGGGCTGGCCGTATCGCTGCGGCGCCGTCAGACCGCCGAGACACAGACGGTGCAGGCGGCGGTCGACCGGCTGCGGGCCGAACTGGTCGGCGCCCACCTCGAGGGACTGGCGACCCTGCGCTCCAGTCTCGACGCCGCGGCGCGCGGACTCAACGAGCGGCTCGCCGAAGGAACCTCGGCCATGGATCGGCGGCTGACGGTGGTGGCCGAGATCGAGCACCGGCTCGGCGAACTCCAGCGGCAAACGCAGAACCTCGAGGACATCGGGCGCAATATCCAGGCGCTCTCCGATCTGCTCAAGCCGCCCAAGCTCCGCGGCGGCCTGGGCGAACTCCTCCTGGAAAACCTGCTCGGCCAGATTCTGCCCCCCGCCCTGTATGCCATGCAGCACGGGTTTCGCGACGGCAGCCGGGTGGACGCCGTCATCCGCCTCGGCGACCGGTTCCTCCCCGTGGATTCGAAATTCCCGCTGGACGCCTTTGCCCGTCTCTCCGCCGAGAGCGCGGGCGAGGCCGCGGCCCGCGAATTCCAGCGCGCCGTCAAAGTGCAGATTGACGCCATCGCCGCCAAGTACATTCGGCCGGACGAGCAGACGACCGATTTTGCGGTCATGTACGTTCCTTCGGAGGCGGTCTACGCCCGGCTGATCTCCGACGAGGGGGGCGGCCTGCTGCCCTACGCCCTGGCGCGACGGGTGATTCCCAGCTCCCCCGGCCACCTCTACGCCTTCTTGGCCTCGGTGGCCGCGATCTACCGCGAGGCCGGCCTGGCAGGGAACACCCGGCGGCTGTCGGTTGTTGTGAGCGGGGTCCGGGCGGCGCTCGAGCGCCTCGACCGGACGCACGAGCGAATGGCCGGGTCGACCCGTATGCTGGCGCTCAATCTCGACAAGGCGCGCGCCGAAGCGGGCGCTATGAAAGAATTGCTCGACCGGGTCCACGGTCCCGATGCGGCGGAACCCGCCGAGGACAACCCGGCGGCGGGGGAGGGCAGGATCAAATGA